The genomic DNA TATGAAAATATACTTCTGTTCGTTTTTATACTGAAGGTGTTCagaaaaacatgttacaaaacattggtatattttaatttacagcTAGACACGTTGATCATGTGAGACAGATATGCTGCAGAGGGAAGATTGATGACAACGAAATTGTTTGAAAACATCCATTGAAAAGATAGGCAGTGCACATTATATTACATCTAGGTAATTCAGTTACTACATGTTGATTCTGGATAGAGTATTAACACTGATTTATCTATATCTGTGTAGCTAATTTAATACCTAAGTACAAtcgaaaaatacattaaaatgtataaacaatCTAAAATACATTAATGTGATAAACAGTGTAACCTCACAGGAGCGAAGCAGTGTGTGTATGAAAATATACTTCTGTACGTTTTGTACTAATGAGTTCAGTAAAAAACATGTTACACCACaatggtatattttattttacagttatgCATGCTGACTCTGTGTGACTGACATGCTGAAGTCGGAAAATCAGACGAGTGTGTTTGAGTACATTGTCCCATATGTCCCTCTGAACGATTTGCACAATGCTATAAAGTTAACTAGGTAATAACACAATGTTTCAGGAATGTAGTTTTTTCTGGAGAAATAACCTATGGATGAACTATAAAATATGTTCATCTGGCACTAAGAATTTATATGAAGCTGTCTTTGTTCTGTCCGATTGTTTGCTCATTATAGGTGTTGTTAGCAGATATTATGTAATTACacaaatacacatttatttaaaGCTGTATGTAAATCCGTGCAACACCCCCAGTTTAAAGGTGTATTTATCTAAGACCAAATTTGTTCGTATTTCAAAACGTGAACAACTACTTCATTTAGTTCATGTAATCATTAATTAACacgtttttgtgtattaacagtactataaaTTAGATTTAAGTACACATAGTATGTATGTATGGATAAACACAGTATAGATTTGTTCTACCACTAGAAATTTGGCTCTTTAACAATCTTTCctgcatgacatttaatcatGAATGTACCTCTTTATGCAAACTTACTTTATAATGTCTCCCACCACAAAGTTGTGTGgcagacatattgatttactcctgtctgtctgtctgtctgtgtgcacacatgtctgtctgtctgtcacaaagcttgtccgcactctaagtcgaacatttctcatccgatcttcaccaaacttgaacaaactgTGTGTTGCCagtaagtgctcggccaagttcgataactagccaaatcggcccagacacttgggaattatggcccttgaaacttgttttttttataatcaaagcactgaaagtctgataaggcagttatgttataatcaaagcactgaaagtctgataaagcagttttgggagacatgcgcttttctcaaaagcagctctagtataTATAGTTGAGTTAAATACATCTGATCAGGAAAATacatacatttgaagaaaatatatacaataaaatattttagtgaaagatggccaaTGGTTATCTTTAAATGGGTTTATACTATTTCTCTTTTTCAGTAATTGACAAAGAACTATGGAAGAGTGTCCTATTTGCAAAGGgcaattggaagatggacaaccAGTTGTATGTCTCCGACAGAAGGGGAGCGACGGAATCAATAATGCAAGCATAGCAAGAGGAACTaacatatttacatgtatagGACAATATGTACACGTGCATTGTCGCCGTGACTATATACATATTCGAAACTCTTTGACAAACAGTGATATAAATAATAATCATGTTACATCTAGGTCTTTACGTTCAGAAgattcatttgattttaaaacaaaatgtcttttttgtacaaaaaatgctaAAGTATGTGCGAACAAACGTGGGTATGATGTTTTTCCTGTTCGTAGTTTCGAATTTCAGAAAACTGTACACAAATTATGTAATGAAAGAAAGGACGAGTGGGCAGTCAACGTATTAAGCAGACTTTCCCTTGCGATAGACCTTCCAGCAGCTGAAGCAGTTTACCATCAGACGTGCAATGTCAACTTCAGGACAGGTAGGCAAATTCCTAAATGTTTTCAAGACACAGAAGCAGCCACAGTCAAGAAAAGCCCAATAAGGCGTGGTAATGAAGAGCAGGCATCTGCCTTTGCTGCAGtcattgattttattgaaaatgcagaTGACGCTGTAGCTGTTAACGATTTGGTAAAGGTGATGTCAGATATATGTGGTGATAAGGCATACAGCTGTAAACACATGAAAGCAAAAATACTGGAACACTTCGGGAACTCTATCTTAATAAGCACGTTAGATGGTAAATGTGATATTGTGAGTCTAAAACAAACTGCAGCCTCTATCATGCATAAATTTTACAAGCGTTCCAAATCTGTGTCTGCTGATGAAGAAAAGAAGATTATCATCGCAACTGCTGCTAAACTGATAAAACATGATATTTCAATGATGGAATCATCAAAGACATTTTATCCGTCTTTTTCAGCAGTATCATCCGTTGaagaaaatacaaattttctTCCTGTTAGTTTACAATACTTCATGGAGAAAATAGTTGGTGGTAAGGATAACAGTATAAAAACCGCAGCGATTGGTCAAGCAATTGTACAAGCATGCAGACCCAAAGGAATTATAGCTCCTCTGCAGGTCGGTCTAGGAATACAACTCCATCACCATTTTGGATCTAAATTCTTGATTGATACATTAAGTAGTTTGGGATTTAGCTCTTCTTACTGGGAAGTTCAAAAGTTTGAATCCAACGCAGCTGCTGCATTAAACACGTCTTTGCCTAGTTTTTTCCCGGGCTGTTTTCTCCAGTTTGTAGCTGATAATGTCGACCACAATATCAGAACATTAGATGGTCATAACACATTCCACGGAATGGGAATTATTGCATGTTCAACTCCAGGATCATCTGTACATATACAAATTCCAAGATGTGACATATCATCAAATGAGCTTTCAGCCCTTGGTAAAATTGATATCAAGTACTTTAAAGGCCCAGAAGGCGATTTCTCTGTTGATGaatttttgaaattagatgtAAATTGCGACAACGACAAAACTGGCTCATTATTTGATACTTTCACAAATGTCATATGGCCATTTCGGCGTTCTAGACCAAGCTGGTCAGGGTTTATGCAAATGTTTGAATCATCTGGAGACAAGACGTACCAAAGCAAGTCTAGTATAACATTTATGCCAATGATAGACATGAGTCCAAGCGATGATTCGTGTATATATTCAACACTGCACTTTGTGTGCGATCAGTCTGCTAAGTATGGAGTTActcccattttaacatttgaccAACCGTTGTTTCAGAAAGCAACTTATATCATCAATTGTCAAAACGAAAAAAGTCCTTTGCGAAAACTAGTGCTGCGTTTAGGGGGATTTCACACAGAAATGAGCTTTCTTGGAAGCATTGGACACTTGATGGCCGGATCTGGTTTACAGGAATTATTGGAGGTTATATATGCTCCAAACGCTGTGGTTCACATGATGTCAGGAAAAGCTACTGCAAGGGCTTTAAGAGGTCATTTCTTAGTGAACACCGCACTTCATGCATTGATTGTTTCCAAACTCTTTGGAATAGAATTGACATCAACGCCTTTAGAAGACCAAGAGCCATCTATCGACATAGGAAATACAGAGCATGGATCATTAGAAACATATGATGCCATAATTGAAACAAATCAAAGGAATGGTGACCAGACACTTTTAAATGATATTGCTGTGCTATATGACAAGCTTGAGAAAGAAGAACTAGATGTTCCGTCAATTACTCAGAACATTGCAGTTCAAAGTGTAGCTGGTATTCTTtgtgaagaaagaaagaaattagaAATAAGTCGCACAGCAAAACTGTGGTTCATGTACATAGATATGATTTCCATACTTCAGCAGTTCATTCGAGCAGAGAGGACTGGCGATTGGATACTTCACTTGTCAACACTAAAGAAAATGCTTCCATATTTTGCTGCTTCAGGTCATAATTTATACCTGAAATCTGCTTATATTTATCTGCAGAATATGCTGAAACTAGAAAAAGAACACCCGGATGTTTATTTGGATTTCCAATCTGGTAGTCATGTAATAAGAAGATCAAACAGATATTGGGCGGGCCTCTCTAGTGACTTAGTAATCGAACAGGTTCTAATGAGATCAGTGAAATCGACAGGTGGATTAACACGCGGAAGGGGAATGACTGAAATGCAAAGGACACAGTGGCTTCTTTCAATGCCAGCAAGTGCAGAAATGAACAATGCCATGCAAGAATTCTGCGAAACTGTTTACAAAACGAATGCACAACACAAGGATGTAGGTAAATCCCGTTTGCTGAGAGACGAGAAAGATACAAGTATATTGCTTGATTTTCTTCAGGAACGAAATCCGTTTGAAGACTCGGACACATCGTTACGTAATATTGAAACTGGGGTCTCTGCTGATGTTACTGTAAATGTAGACGATGCACATACCATAGGACACGCAATAATGGAACAAATGGTTGGAAAAGTTATAGACCAATACTCGTTTAAACGATCTCTACAAGCTGTAACGCTCAGTGCAAAGACATCACCAAAAGTTACCGACGAAATCGTAAATATAGACCCTCAATTACTTTTCCAGCGTTTGACTACAGCCGCCAGCAGATACGTAGATAATATtgctgatatttttcagtatgagcTATGTGGCGTTCCGTCTGGATTGTTTGACAACACTGGATTACCACGAGAACCCCAAAAGTCAAATCTAGCAGAGTCAATATGGAAATTTGGTGATTGCGAAAAAAATACAGATGAAGCATGTGAATTCCATTATGTCATAGACGGGGGATCCTtactgcagaaaattccctggcAGAAAAATAGTTCCTTCGGTGCAATATTTGCACAGTATAGTGACTACTTGCTCCAGAAATATACAAATCCAACAGTTGTATTTGATGGATACTCCAGTGGTCCAAACACAAAAGATGTGACACACCTACGACGAACAAAGGGAGTAGTTGGAACACGAGTGAAGTTTTCTAAGGACACACCATTCAAATCAAACAAAGAGGCATTTCTAAGAAATAccgaaaacaagcaaaattttctattgctCCTCGGTGGTTTTCTGTCTGAAAATGGCATAAAAGTAATACATGCATCAGGAGATGCTGACTGTCTCATAGTACAAACGGCAATAACTTCTGCTATCAATCATGACACTTTTGTCATTGGGGAGGACACAGATTTGTTGGTGCTACTTTGCTATCATGTAGGTAAGGCATGTAAAAAGGTGTACTTTAGATCAGATTcgagacagaaaaaaaacaaaactaaagtaTGGGATATACACAAAACACAAGAAGTACTTGGAATGGAATTGTGTAGTATATTGCCATTCATACATGCACTAACAGGATGCGACACAACATCTAGAATATATGGAATAGGGAAAGGAACCGCATTGAAAGCATTCAGTTCTAAAGCATACTTACGAGAAATCGCAGGAAACTTCATGAAAGCGCTGACGAAAGACGAGATATCTGAAACGGGTGAACAAGCTTTGATTTGCCTTTTTGGAGGTTTGCCAGAAGACAACCTAAATATTTTACGCTTTAAAACGTTTGCAACCAAGGTAATGACAAGTACATCATGTGTACAAGTCTACACCCTGCCACCTACAACAGCTGCAGCAGTATACCATAGCTACCGAGTACACATACAAACACAGACTTGG from Mercenaria mercenaria strain notata chromosome 11, MADL_Memer_1, whole genome shotgun sequence includes the following:
- the LOC123533634 gene encoding uncharacterized protein LOC123533634, which translates into the protein MEECPICKGQLEDGQPVVCLRQKGSDGINNASIARGTNIFTCIGQYVHVHCRRDYIHIRNSLTNSDINNNHVTSRSLRSEDSFDFKTKCLFCTKNAKVCANKRGYDVFPVRSFEFQKTVHKLCNERKDEWAVNVLSRLSLAIDLPAAEAVYHQTCNVNFRTGRQIPKCFQDTEAATVKKSPIRRGNEEQASAFAAVIDFIENADDAVAVNDLVKVMSDICGDKAYSCKHMKAKILEHFGNSILISTLDGKCDIVSLKQTAASIMHKFYKRSKSVSADEEKKIIIATAAKLIKHDISMMESSKTFYPSFSAVSSVEENTNFLPVSLQYFMEKIVGGKDNSIKTAAIGQAIVQACRPKGIIAPLQVGLGIQLHHHFGSKFLIDTLSSLGFSSSYWEVQKFESNAAAALNTSLPSFFPGCFLQFVADNVDHNIRTLDGHNTFHGMGIIACSTPGSSVHIQIPRCDISSNELSALGKIDIKYFKGPEGDFSVDEFLKLDVNCDNDKTGSLFDTFTNVIWPFRRSRPSWSGFMQMFESSGDKTYQSKSSITFMPMIDMSPSDDSCIYSTLHFVCDQSAKYGVTPILTFDQPLFQKATYIINCQNEKSPLRKLVLRLGGFHTEMSFLGSIGHLMAGSGLQELLEVIYAPNAVVHMMSGKATARALRGHFLVNTALHALIVSKLFGIELTSTPLEDQEPSIDIGNTEHGSLETYDAIIETNQRNGDQTLLNDIAVLYDKLEKEELDVPSITQNIAVQSVAGILCEERKKLEISRTAKLWFMYIDMISILQQFIRAERTGDWILHLSTLKKMLPYFAASGHNLYLKSAYIYLQNMLKLEKEHPDVYLDFQSGSHVIRRSNRYWAGLSSDLVIEQVLMRSVKSTGGLTRGRGMTEMQRTQWLLSMPASAEMNNAMQEFCETVYKTNAQHKDVGKSRLLRDEKDTSILLDFLQERNPFEDSDTSLRNIETGVSADVTVNVDDAHTIGHAIMEQMVGKVIDQYSFKRSLQAVTLSAKTSPKVTDEIVNIDPQLLFQRLTTAASRYVDNIADIFQYELCGVPSGLFDNTGLPREPQKSNLAESIWKFGDCEKNTDEACEFHYVIDGGSLLQKIPWQKNSSFGAIFAQYSDYLLQKYTNPTVVFDGYSSGPNTKDVTHLRRTKGVVGTRVKFSKDTPFKSNKEAFLRNTENKQNFLLLLGGFLSENGIKVIHASGDADCLIVQTAITSAINHDTFVIGEDTDLLVLLCYHVGKACKKVYFRSDSRQKKNKTKVWDIHKTQEVLGMELCSILPFIHALTGCDTTSRIYGIGKGTALKAFSSKAYLREIAGNFMKALTKDEISETGEQALICLFGGLPEDNLNILRFKTFATKVMTSTSCVQVYTLPPTTAAAVYHSYRVHIQTQTWIGNDTLNPLDWGWEMINSKLLPKKTDLPPAPESLLQIIRCNCKTNCDSRRCSCRKHGLQCSAGCGDCRGTNCTNSPTTADIDIEDYE